The Blautia luti nucleotide sequence AGCTCATAACCACCGGACTCTCTCAACCGCACAATACCAGGAACCAACACGCCATATTGTGTAATGCTTTCTGATAATTCTTCCATTTTCTTATCATCTTTTACTTGAAACGGGTGATTTGGAAATGGATAAAGGCTTCCTATTTCTATCTCGCAAATTCCATTGTTTGTTTCTTCGTTTGTTCCAAACAACGCATCAAGTGGCTGTAAGGAAATGGGAGTTGCTCTTTTTTTAGATGGCATCTTTTAGCACCTCCTCCGTCACTCTCCGATAAGCTTCTGTAGCTTTGCCTTTCGGATCATAAGAGAAAATACTCTGTCCTTCTCTGACTGCTTCCTTCATTCTTACAGAAAATGGAATATAATTATCAAAGATATGAATTTGACTTCCATATACATTTCTGAGAAGTTCCATATTATTTCTGGCATCATTTGTATGCGCATCGACCATCGTGAACAGAATCCCACCGACTTGCAACTTCGGATTAATCTGCTTACGAACCTTACCGATCGTTTTTAACAACTGCTGCAAGCCTTTAATTGGCAGGTAGGACGCTTCAACTGGAATGAGGACTTCATCTGATGCAGCCAGCGCATTGATCGTAATCATTCCCAATGATGGCATACAGTCAATAATGACTGCATCATATTGATCCTTGATACCATATAAAATCTGTTTCAATACATATTCCCTGCTCATTGCATTTACCAACTGTACTTCCGTACCTGCCAGTCCAATGTTAGAACAGATAATGTCTATTCCCTCTGCCTGATGTCTG carries:
- a CDS encoding ParA family protein; translated protein: MARIISIVNQKGGTGKSACTANLAVGLAQKNMKVLIVDADPQSDVSAGFGYRDCDDSNETLTALMDAVMKDEDIPSDCYIRHQAEGIDIICSNIGLAGTEVQLVNAMSREYVLKQILYGIKDQYDAVIIDCMPSLGMITINALAASDEVLIPVEASYLPIKGLQQLLKTIGKVRKQINPKLQVGGILFTMVDAHTNDARNNMELLRNVYGSQIHIFDNYIPFSVRMKEAVREGQSIFSYDPKGKATEAYRRVTEEVLKDAI